In one Prochlorococcus marinus XMU1404 genomic region, the following are encoded:
- a CDS encoding ATP-dependent Clp protease proteolytic subunit, which translates to MTVSAPYYGENTVMRTPPPDLPSLLLKERIVYLGLPLFSDDDAKRQLGMDVTELIIAQLLYLEFEDPEKPIYFYINSTGTSWYTGDAVGFETEAFAICDTISYIKPPVHTICIGQAMGTAAVILSSGTKGQRAALPHASIVLHQPISGARGQATDIQIRAEEVLKNKKSMLEILSRNTGKTIKELSKDSDRMSYLNPQEALDYGVIDRILTSQKDLPNKI; encoded by the coding sequence ATGACTGTATCTGCTCCTTATTACGGCGAAAACACCGTTATGAGGACTCCACCTCCTGATCTACCCTCTCTTTTACTGAAAGAGAGAATTGTTTATCTTGGTTTACCATTATTTTCAGATGATGATGCCAAAAGACAATTAGGCATGGATGTTACTGAACTAATCATTGCTCAGCTTCTTTATCTAGAGTTTGAGGATCCTGAAAAACCTATCTATTTTTATATAAACTCAACAGGGACAAGTTGGTACACTGGTGACGCAGTTGGTTTCGAAACAGAAGCCTTCGCTATCTGCGATACTATTAGCTACATCAAGCCACCAGTCCATACAATCTGTATTGGACAAGCTATGGGAACTGCTGCCGTTATCCTTTCATCTGGCACTAAGGGTCAAAGAGCTGCTCTTCCACACGCATCCATTGTTTTACATCAGCCCATAAGCGGAGCAAGAGGTCAAGCAACTGACATTCAAATAAGAGCTGAGGAAGTTTTAAAAAATAAAAAATCAATGTTAGAGATCTTATCTCGTAATACTGGTAAGACTATTAAAGAACTTTCTAAAGACTCAGATAGAATGAGTTATCTAAACCCCCAAGAAGCACTAGATTATGGAGTTATAGATAGAATACTTACGAGTCAAAAGGATTTACCAAATAAAATTTAA
- the cbiB gene encoding adenosylcobinamide-phosphate synthase CbiB, translated as MAEIRLFFIFLGSIGFDLLIGDPRYLIHPVQIIGFYIKKISDYFINNFRGNKKLLLWGGFILALSTIGISFSFGKLIELSYIQSKNNFFSGFLIFLGLSSCLATKGLISSVKEIAELLEKKEFDKRNERIIKEKVQRIVSRDVSSSSKEHLLRSTTESLTENSVDGIFGPLFWIFIGIILMKFSIFLPGPLSLGFTYKAVSTLDSMIGYKYDYFRYLGFMSAKIEDGFTFIPSRLVLITLPIVSFNFKDYLLIIKKSFLDGKKYESPNSGISEAVFAYIAGIKLGGKSKYKNETIEKPIINENGAICTRKKIKLICQLILKLQFLWIIIFILIFFIIPF; from the coding sequence TTGGCTGAAATAAGATTATTTTTCATATTTCTTGGATCGATTGGTTTTGATTTATTAATCGGCGACCCAAGATACTTGATCCACCCTGTTCAAATAATTGGATTCTATATAAAAAAAATATCCGATTACTTTATAAATAATTTCAGGGGAAATAAAAAATTATTATTATGGGGAGGTTTCATTCTTGCACTATCCACCATTGGAATTAGTTTTAGTTTTGGGAAACTAATAGAACTTAGTTATATTCAATCCAAAAATAATTTTTTTAGTGGATTTTTAATTTTTCTTGGGCTTTCAAGTTGTCTAGCCACTAAAGGACTTATTTCAAGTGTAAAAGAGATTGCAGAGCTACTAGAAAAGAAAGAATTTGATAAGCGAAATGAAAGAATAATCAAAGAGAAAGTGCAAAGGATAGTAAGTAGGGATGTTAGCTCATCTTCGAAAGAACATCTTTTGAGATCGACTACAGAGAGTCTTACCGAAAATTCTGTTGATGGCATATTTGGACCATTATTTTGGATTTTCATTGGAATCATTTTAATGAAGTTTTCAATTTTCCTGCCTGGGCCTTTATCACTTGGTTTTACATATAAAGCGGTAAGCACTTTAGATTCAATGATTGGTTATAAATACGATTACTTTAGATATTTAGGTTTTATGAGTGCAAAAATCGAAGATGGTTTTACTTTCATACCTTCAAGATTAGTTTTAATTACATTACCTATAGTAAGTTTCAATTTTAAGGACTATTTATTAATCATTAAAAAAAGTTTTCTTGATGGTAAAAAGTATGAATCGCCTAATTCTGGAATTTCAGAGGCTGTTTTTGCATATATTGCCGGTATTAAATTAGGAGGAAAAAGTAAATATAAAAATGAAACTATTGAAAAACCAATAATCAATGAAAATGGGGCTATTTGCACAAGAAAGAAAATTAAATTAATTTGTCAACTAATATTGAAATTACAATTTTTATGGATAATTATTTTTATCTTAATTTTTTTTATAATTCCCTTTTAA
- a CDS encoding chlorophyll a/b-binding protein gives MEEKNLPTENQNNDFTKTSTTNNEYAKWVDNQGGEVKNVFGFNSSAELVNGRAAMIGFLMLILTELVLSGRPVTSSIFGIN, from the coding sequence ATGGAAGAAAAAAACTTACCAACAGAAAATCAAAATAATGATTTTACCAAGACATCAACAACAAATAATGAATACGCAAAGTGGGTAGATAACCAAGGAGGTGAAGTAAAGAATGTTTTCGGCTTTAATAGCAGTGCAGAGCTCGTGAATGGTAGAGCGGCTATGATCGGATTCCTAATGCTTATATTGACCGAGCTAGTTTTAAGTGGCAGACCTGTAACGTCTTCAATTTTTGGTATTAATTGA
- the ilvC gene encoding ketol-acid reductoisomerase: MTQLFYDTDADLSLLNNKTIAIIGYGSQGHAHALNLKDSGMDVIVGLYEGSKSESKAISDGLEVFNVSEACEKADWIMILLPDEFQKDVYLKEIEPNLKEGKILSFAHGFNIRFELIKPPGFVDVVMIAPKGPGHTVRWEYQNGQGVPALFAVEQDFSGSARSLAMAYAKGIGGTRAGILETNFKEETETDLFGEQAVLCGGLSELVKSGFETLVEAGYQPELAYFECLHEVKLIVDLMVKGGLSQMRDSISNTAEYGDYVSGKRLINSDTKKEMQKILKDIQDGTFAKNFVEECDKNKPLMTKLREENSKHEIEKVGKGLRSMFSWLK, encoded by the coding sequence ATGACTCAACTCTTCTACGACACAGATGCAGATCTAAGCCTTTTAAATAATAAAACAATCGCGATAATTGGATACGGTTCACAAGGTCATGCACATGCCCTAAACCTCAAAGATAGTGGTATGGATGTAATTGTAGGACTATATGAAGGGAGTAAATCTGAAAGCAAAGCTATTAGCGATGGACTAGAAGTGTTTAATGTTTCTGAAGCTTGCGAAAAAGCAGACTGGATTATGATTCTCCTACCAGATGAGTTTCAGAAAGATGTTTACCTTAAAGAAATAGAACCAAACTTAAAAGAAGGAAAGATATTAAGTTTTGCTCATGGTTTCAATATAAGATTTGAACTAATCAAACCTCCTGGTTTTGTAGATGTCGTAATGATCGCGCCCAAAGGACCTGGACATACTGTTCGTTGGGAATATCAGAATGGTCAAGGCGTTCCTGCATTATTTGCAGTAGAACAGGATTTTTCTGGCAGCGCAAGATCACTAGCAATGGCTTACGCTAAAGGTATAGGAGGAACAAGAGCTGGGATACTTGAAACAAACTTCAAAGAAGAAACAGAAACTGATTTATTTGGAGAACAAGCAGTTTTATGTGGAGGTTTATCTGAACTTGTCAAATCAGGCTTCGAGACACTAGTAGAGGCAGGATATCAACCAGAACTTGCTTACTTCGAATGTCTACATGAAGTTAAACTAATTGTCGATTTAATGGTTAAGGGCGGCTTATCTCAAATGAGAGATTCCATTTCAAATACGGCAGAATATGGAGATTATGTAAGTGGAAAAAGACTTATTAATAGTGATACAAAGAAAGAAATGCAGAAAATTCTAAAAGATATTCAGGATGGAACTTTCGCTAAGAATTTTGTAGAAGAATGCGACAAAAATAAACCCTTAATGACAAAATTAAGAGAAGAGAATTCAAAACATGAAATTGAGAAAGTTGGCAAAGGTCTTCGCTCTATGTTTAGTTGGCTGAAATAA
- a CDS encoding MlaE family ABC transporter permease, with the protein MYYPNFFKRLLSSLIIGGQAINFIFRGKISKNDLFDQLMESGPGSLLIVLITGIAAGTVFNIQVASQLTSMGVSSEIGGLLAVGMAREMAPLLTATLMTGKVATAYAAQLGTMKVTEQIEAITMLRTEPVQYLVVPRLLSMVIMSPIQCLLFLSVALWSGQIWSTIFYKVPPIVFWTSVRSGNVSLTSTDLTSMLIKSVVFGLLISIIACGYGLTTKGGPKEVGTSTTGAVVMTLVTVSLMDVLLTQILFG; encoded by the coding sequence ATGTATTACCCTAATTTTTTCAAAAGACTTCTGAGCAGCTTAATCATTGGCGGGCAAGCAATTAATTTTATCTTTAGAGGTAAAATTTCCAAAAATGATCTCTTTGACCAACTTATGGAGTCAGGTCCTGGAAGTTTGTTAATTGTATTAATTACAGGAATTGCCGCAGGTACAGTTTTTAATATACAAGTTGCATCACAACTTACCAGTATGGGGGTTTCAAGTGAAATTGGAGGTTTATTAGCAGTTGGCATGGCGAGAGAAATGGCTCCTCTTCTAACTGCTACTTTAATGACTGGAAAGGTTGCCACTGCCTATGCTGCTCAACTAGGCACTATGAAAGTCACAGAACAAATTGAGGCAATAACCATGTTAAGGACGGAACCAGTCCAATATTTGGTAGTCCCAAGGTTACTTTCGATGGTAATAATGTCTCCTATACAGTGTCTTTTATTTTTATCTGTGGCTTTATGGAGTGGACAAATTTGGAGCACAATTTTTTATAAAGTTCCTCCAATAGTTTTTTGGACATCTGTAAGATCAGGTAATGTAAGTTTAACCAGCACAGACTTAACTTCAATGTTAATAAAATCTGTGGTGTTCGGATTACTTATTTCAATCATTGCTTGTGGATATGGACTTACAACTAAAGGTGGTCCAAAAGAAGTTGGAACAAGTACAACAGGTGCAGTTGTAATGACTCTCGTTACTGTATCTTTAATGGATGTATTACTAACACAAATTTTATTTGGATGA
- a CDS encoding MFS transporter: MFSYGLGDAGTGLVATQFGFFLFRFFISAGLPVIIAGSLLMLIKIWDAVNDPLIGWLSDRTKSRWGPRIPWMVAASVPLGFSLAAIWWTPTGSVLTKTIYYAIISIVVMTAYTSINLPFAALSTEISEKTAIRTRLNASRFTGSIIAGLTGLIIAGVVLGSEGSANNEYFLMGKISGFIAVTATLISCWGLAPFAKKARRPSGKVEAITLQFKRIFRNKKFLKVITLYILLWCALQLMQTVALIYVEDVLNVPTYIAKWIPIPFQISALVGLQIWTRVSNKLNRISALNYGAMIWILSCTATLFLPPLYMVSGVRDNLFLNSGNIILFILLIFIICLIGIGASTAFLIPWSLLPDAIDEDPEKPAGLYTAWMVLIQKIGIAFSVQLLGFLLYLSGYQSCLVDKDGLNIMEQCYSAQLTIRLCIGFIPSILVIIGLLIMRKWDRKLITN; this comes from the coding sequence ATGTTCTCTTATGGGCTAGGAGATGCAGGCACAGGTTTAGTCGCGACGCAATTTGGTTTTTTTCTGTTCAGATTCTTTATTTCTGCTGGTTTACCAGTAATAATTGCAGGTTCATTATTAATGTTAATAAAGATATGGGACGCAGTAAATGATCCGTTAATTGGATGGTTAAGTGATCGAACCAAATCTAGATGGGGCCCTAGAATCCCTTGGATGGTAGCAGCATCTGTTCCTCTTGGTTTCTCTTTAGCTGCGATATGGTGGACACCCACTGGTTCCGTGCTAACCAAGACTATTTACTATGCCATAATTTCTATAGTCGTAATGACTGCTTATACAAGTATTAATCTTCCTTTTGCAGCTCTATCCACTGAAATTTCTGAAAAAACAGCAATAAGAACACGACTAAACGCATCTAGATTTACTGGCTCAATAATTGCAGGACTTACTGGTTTAATAATTGCTGGAGTTGTATTAGGTTCTGAAGGATCAGCAAATAATGAATATTTTTTAATGGGTAAAATAAGTGGATTTATTGCAGTTACTGCAACATTAATTTCTTGTTGGGGATTGGCTCCATTTGCAAAAAAAGCACGAAGGCCTTCAGGAAAAGTGGAAGCCATAACACTTCAATTTAAAAGAATCTTCAGAAATAAAAAATTTCTAAAAGTTATTACGCTTTATATTCTTCTCTGGTGCGCCTTACAATTGATGCAAACTGTAGCTTTAATTTATGTAGAAGATGTACTGAATGTACCAACATATATTGCGAAGTGGATCCCGATACCTTTCCAAATTAGCGCTTTAGTGGGTTTACAAATATGGACCAGAGTATCAAATAAATTGAATAGGATTTCAGCTTTGAACTATGGAGCGATGATTTGGATTCTTTCATGTACGGCAACTTTGTTTTTACCTCCTTTATATATGGTTTCAGGAGTTAGGGATAATTTATTTCTAAATTCAGGAAATATAATTTTGTTCATTCTTTTAATTTTCATAATCTGTCTTATTGGTATTGGAGCTTCAACTGCTTTTCTTATCCCTTGGTCACTACTTCCTGATGCGATAGATGAAGATCCAGAGAAGCCAGCAGGACTATATACTGCTTGGATGGTACTTATTCAGAAGATTGGAATCGCGTTTAGTGTTCAATTATTAGGATTTTTATTGTATTTATCTGGTTATCAATCATGCCTGGTTGATAAAGATGGTCTAAATATTATGGAACAATGCTACTCAGCACAATTAACTATTAGATTGTGTATTGGTTTTATACCCTCAATATTGGTAATAATTGGTCTTTTAATCATGAGAAAATGGGATCGAAAATTAATTACAAACTAA
- a CDS encoding ATP-dependent Clp protease proteolytic subunit encodes MPIGTPSVPYRLPGSQYERWVDIYTRLGVERILFLGQEVNDGIANSLVAQMLYLDSEDNSKPIYLYINSPGGSVTAGLAIFDTIKYVKSDVVTICVGLAASMGAFLLAAGTKGKRVALPHSRIMIHQPLGGTSQRQASDIEIEAKEILRIKDMLNMSMADMTGQSFEKIEKDTDRDYFLSAEEAKNYGLIDRVITHPSEANQS; translated from the coding sequence ATGCCAATAGGAACTCCAAGCGTGCCTTACAGACTTCCAGGAAGTCAATACGAAAGATGGGTTGATATATATACAAGATTAGGTGTTGAAAGGATTCTTTTTCTAGGACAAGAAGTTAACGACGGGATCGCTAATAGTCTTGTTGCTCAAATGCTTTATCTTGATTCTGAAGATAATTCCAAACCTATTTATTTATATATAAATAGCCCTGGAGGCTCAGTGACAGCAGGTTTGGCTATATTCGACACTATCAAATACGTAAAAAGTGATGTAGTAACTATTTGTGTAGGTCTTGCAGCCTCAATGGGTGCATTCCTTTTAGCTGCTGGTACAAAAGGTAAAAGGGTTGCTTTGCCCCACAGCAGAATAATGATTCATCAACCTCTTGGAGGAACATCTCAACGTCAAGCTAGTGACATTGAAATAGAAGCCAAAGAAATTTTAAGAATTAAAGATATGTTAAATATGTCTATGGCTGATATGACAGGTCAATCATTCGAGAAAATTGAAAAAGATACTGATAGAGATTATTTTCTAAGCGCAGAAGAGGCAAAAAACTATGGCTTGATTGATAGAGTAATCACACATCCAAGCGAAGCAAATCAGTCTTAG
- a CDS encoding DUF3119 family protein, which produces MFNTKSKKEEPVIISPSFQLPIILIVLSFMLLFLNIGSLPTIVFASFSFFLLLQSFTLRIKITNDDFIVLQLGKEIRTFPFKNWISWKFFFPIIPGIFYFREKSSPHLLPILFNPKQLKDELIKKVDSLEIKNS; this is translated from the coding sequence ATGTTTAACACTAAATCAAAAAAAGAGGAACCAGTAATAATATCTCCATCATTTCAATTGCCAATCATTCTAATAGTTTTAAGTTTTATGCTTTTGTTTTTGAATATTGGTTCTTTGCCTACAATAGTTTTTGCTTCTTTTAGCTTTTTTTTATTACTTCAGTCATTCACCTTAAGAATAAAAATAACAAATGATGATTTTATCGTTTTACAATTAGGGAAAGAGATTAGAACTTTTCCATTCAAGAACTGGATATCATGGAAATTCTTTTTCCCTATAATCCCAGGTATTTTTTATTTTAGAGAAAAGTCCAGTCCTCATTTATTACCAATTTTATTTAATCCAAAGCAATTAAAAGATGAGCTCATAAAAAAAGTTGACTCCCTGGAGATTAAAAATTCTTAA
- a CDS encoding DUF3086 domain-containing protein — MTNTEISNNNPEKELIIDKSISNDKTKQISKKNTTQNKKITPKNDKSTKSFDEISNEIFRDLVSKKDSLVKEIKELETKKIEIEKDIESNFKGQSDNIAKRVKGFQEYLTGALQNLSQNVEKLELVSQPIIVKPSPLDERKQNKSTNNVVNVPALSETFKPDEEIIKSCFTNFTEQPDFYAEPWKLRRSLDSSDIEIMDDWFFNMGGRGSLESRGSRQKNALLSAGLISILGELYGDQFQTLILASQPERLGEWRRILQDSLGLTRDDFGPNSGIVLFERPEGVIERADRLEANEELPFIIIDAAETSVEIPILQFPLWLAFAGSDNEIYDDLELN; from the coding sequence ATGACCAATACAGAAATTTCCAACAATAATCCTGAAAAGGAATTAATAATAGATAAGTCAATTTCAAATGATAAAACCAAACAAATTAGTAAGAAAAATACAACGCAAAATAAAAAAATTACACCAAAAAACGATAAATCGACTAAATCTTTCGATGAAATTTCTAATGAAATTTTTAGAGATCTTGTTTCAAAAAAAGACTCTTTAGTTAAAGAAATAAAAGAGTTAGAAACAAAAAAAATTGAAATAGAAAAAGATATTGAGTCAAATTTCAAAGGACAGTCAGATAATATTGCTAAAAGAGTTAAAGGCTTTCAAGAGTACTTAACTGGAGCTTTGCAGAATCTTTCACAAAACGTAGAGAAACTTGAATTAGTTTCTCAACCAATAATCGTAAAGCCTTCTCCCCTTGATGAGAGAAAGCAAAACAAAAGCACAAATAATGTAGTTAATGTTCCTGCTCTTTCTGAAACATTTAAGCCAGATGAAGAGATTATAAAAAGTTGCTTTACAAATTTCACAGAACAACCTGACTTTTATGCAGAACCTTGGAAATTAAGACGGAGTCTTGATTCATCAGATATAGAAATTATGGATGATTGGTTCTTTAATATGGGCGGAAGAGGTTCTCTTGAAAGTAGAGGGTCTCGACAAAAAAATGCCTTGTTATCAGCAGGTTTAATATCTATTCTTGGCGAATTATATGGAGATCAGTTTCAGACTCTTATTTTAGCTTCGCAGCCTGAACGATTAGGTGAATGGAGAAGAATTCTTCAAGATTCACTTGGTCTCACAAGGGATGACTTTGGACCTAATAGTGGGATTGTTCTTTTTGAAAGGCCTGAAGGTGTAATAGAAAGAGCTGACAGATTAGAAGCCAATGAAGAATTACCATTTATTATTATTGATGCAGCAGAAACATCTGTTGAAATTCCAATACTTCAATTCCCATTATGGCTTGCATTCGCTGGTTCAGATAATGAAATTTACGATGATCTTGAACTAAACTAA
- a CDS encoding glycogen debranching protein, with protein MIHLNKGKPFPLGSSLTSQGVNFSLIATNAEYIEILLFEKDDSIYPKSIFKLDQTHNKGPYWHAEIKNLNEGCIYAFRVKQKNNEINNNYEKKVLLDPCSRGITGWGSYKRENALKTKENTNSCLKSVVCDRKLFNFKDYPRPKHSWEETIIYELHIKAFTESTEKDESCFKKFLKKIPYLKELGITTIELLPIFCFDPTDAPNGLKNFWGYSPINWFTPHFEYLSNESAEKNREEFRRFVEECHKADIEVILDVVYNHTSEGDSKGPAISWKGIDENLYYFIGKDKNYQDVSGCGNTIAANRGFVRKLIIESLKCWASELGVDGFRFDLGIALSRGENLSPLDNPPIFEDIECEPELIDIKFISEPWDCGGLYKLGDFPSKNTFTWNGHFRDDLRRFWKGDKDTAWNMSDKIKGTPSIYKEDNIFPKSINFITSHDGFTLKDLVTFNRKHNFANREQNRDGDNHNNSWNHGIEGPTTNLLINDLRKRQQKNLILSLLISRGVPMILMGDEIGRSQGGNNNSWCQNNLLGWMNWEQGQQDKELLEYFKYVIKIRKKLIKIFNPSFFPNSQSNENIPRYHWHGTKLDRPDWSSWSHTVAFSINKGSTNPLVWIGLNAYSKSIDFSLPKSKYNWLKVIDTSMSEIFKPLTINEKSVSIKSRSSLLIISEEVFGTKNDLF; from the coding sequence GTGATTCATCTCAATAAAGGCAAACCATTTCCTTTAGGGAGTTCTCTAACTTCACAAGGAGTTAATTTTTCCTTAATAGCCACAAATGCAGAATATATAGAAATCTTATTGTTTGAGAAAGACGACTCTATTTACCCAAAAAGTATATTCAAATTAGATCAGACTCATAATAAAGGTCCTTACTGGCATGCGGAAATAAAAAATCTAAATGAAGGTTGTATTTATGCTTTTAGAGTAAAACAAAAAAATAATGAAATTAATAATAACTATGAAAAAAAAGTATTACTTGATCCATGTTCGAGGGGTATTACCGGATGGGGAAGTTATAAAAGAGAAAATGCATTAAAAACGAAAGAAAATACTAATTCTTGTCTTAAAAGCGTTGTTTGCGACAGAAAATTATTTAATTTTAAGGATTATCCAAGACCGAAACATTCTTGGGAAGAAACAATTATTTATGAACTCCATATCAAAGCTTTCACTGAATCAACTGAAAAAGATGAAAGTTGTTTTAAGAAATTTTTAAAAAAAATTCCATATCTCAAAGAACTGGGTATTACAACAATTGAATTACTTCCAATTTTTTGTTTTGATCCTACTGATGCCCCAAATGGTCTAAAGAACTTTTGGGGTTATAGTCCAATCAATTGGTTTACTCCGCATTTTGAATATCTTTCGAATGAATCCGCCGAAAAGAATAGAGAGGAATTTAGAAGATTTGTAGAGGAATGTCATAAAGCAGATATTGAAGTCATCTTAGATGTTGTGTACAATCACACTTCCGAAGGTGATTCAAAAGGGCCAGCAATATCTTGGAAAGGTATAGATGAAAATCTTTATTACTTTATTGGAAAAGATAAAAATTATCAGGACGTCTCTGGATGTGGTAATACTATTGCGGCAAACAGAGGATTTGTTAGAAAACTAATAATTGAATCATTAAAATGTTGGGCGAGTGAATTAGGAGTTGATGGTTTTAGATTTGATTTGGGAATTGCCCTATCAAGAGGAGAAAATCTTTCGCCGCTTGATAATCCTCCAATTTTTGAAGACATAGAATGTGAGCCAGAACTTATTGATATCAAGTTCATAAGTGAGCCATGGGATTGTGGCGGTTTATATAAATTAGGTGATTTCCCATCTAAGAATACTTTCACTTGGAATGGTCATTTTAGAGATGACTTGCGGAGATTTTGGAAGGGGGATAAAGATACAGCTTGGAATATGAGCGATAAAATAAAAGGGACACCATCTATTTATAAAGAAGATAATATTTTCCCAAAATCAATAAATTTTATTACTTCACATGATGGATTCACTCTAAAAGATTTAGTAACTTTCAATAGAAAACATAATTTTGCGAATAGAGAACAAAATAGAGATGGTGATAACCATAACAATAGTTGGAATCATGGTATAGAGGGACCAACTACAAACTTATTAATTAATGATTTAAGGAAAAGACAACAAAAAAATCTCATTCTTAGTTTACTTATATCTAGAGGAGTTCCAATGATACTTATGGGTGATGAGATAGGAAGGTCACAAGGCGGTAACAATAATTCTTGGTGCCAAAATAATTTATTGGGCTGGATGAATTGGGAACAAGGTCAACAAGATAAGGAATTATTAGAATATTTTAAATACGTTATAAAAATCCGAAAAAAACTAATAAAAATTTTTAATCCATCATTCTTCCCTAATAGTCAATCCAATGAAAATATTCCAAGATATCATTGGCATGGAACAAAGTTAGATAGACCCGATTGGAGTAGTTGGTCTCACACAGTTGCCTTTAGCATTAACAAAGGCAGTACTAATCCGCTGGTCTGGATAGGTTTAAATGCATATTCAAAAAGTATCGATTTCTCCTTACCGAAATCTAAATATAATTGGTTAAAAGTTATTGACACTAGCATGTCTGAGATTTTTAAACCCTTAACTATTAATGAAAAATCTGTTTCAATAAAGAGTAGAAGCTCTTTATTAATCATTTCAGAAGAAGTATTTGGGACAAAAAACGATTTATTCTAA
- a CDS encoding HU family DNA-binding protein — MNKADLVNLVSAATGETKTVVSSIVDTTIETIVDSVVEGKKVSILGFGSFEPRDRSARQGLNPKTGEKIAIPAKRVPTFSAGKLFKDRVQG; from the coding sequence ATGAACAAAGCTGATTTAGTAAACCTGGTGTCCGCTGCAACAGGAGAAACAAAAACTGTTGTCTCTTCAATAGTTGATACGACTATTGAAACTATTGTTGATTCAGTCGTGGAAGGCAAAAAAGTCTCCATACTAGGATTTGGTTCTTTTGAACCAAGAGATCGTTCTGCAAGACAGGGATTAAACCCTAAGACAGGCGAAAAAATAGCAATACCTGCTAAAAGAGTGCCTACATTCTCAGCCGGTAAACTTTTTAAGGATAGAGTTCAAGGATAA
- the plsY gene encoding glycerol-3-phosphate 1-O-acyltransferase PlsY → MNILIIFVSYLLGSFPTGFLTGKYLKNLDLRTIGSGSTGATNVLRNVGKWPALFVFIIDVGKGVIAVKIAQHYTDQGLIEVIAGISAITGHIWPIWLGGKGGKAVATGLGMFLALSWKVGLASLGIFLIVLAKTKFVSLSSISAAILLPLFMFFYLGNIINSYFFISLIVAFLVIWKHRTNITRLIKGEESKINQN, encoded by the coding sequence ATGAATATTTTAATAATTTTTGTAAGTTATCTCTTAGGATCTTTTCCTACTGGTTTTTTAACTGGAAAATATCTCAAAAATTTAGATCTAAGAACAATAGGCTCTGGATCTACAGGTGCCACAAATGTCTTGAGAAATGTAGGAAAATGGCCAGCACTTTTTGTTTTTATCATTGATGTTGGGAAGGGTGTTATTGCTGTAAAAATTGCTCAGCATTACACAGACCAAGGATTAATAGAAGTAATAGCAGGCATATCCGCTATCACAGGACATATATGGCCAATATGGCTTGGAGGGAAAGGAGGAAAAGCTGTTGCTACTGGACTAGGCATGTTTTTAGCCCTTTCCTGGAAAGTTGGACTTGCTTCTCTTGGGATTTTTTTAATCGTATTAGCAAAAACTAAATTTGTATCTTTATCAAGTATTTCAGCTGCGATCTTACTTCCTTTGTTTATGTTTTTTTATCTAGGTAATATTATAAATTCATACTTTTTTATTAGTTTAATTGTGGCGTTTTTAGTTATCTGGAAACATAGAACTAATATAACAAGATTGATTAAAGGAGAAGAATCTAAAATTAATCAGAATTAA